A window of Rhodococcus sp. SGAir0479 contains these coding sequences:
- a CDS encoding DNA polymerase IV — protein sequence MIAAVPDPTRSRRWVLHLDMDAFFASVEQLTRPTLRGRPVLVGGLGGRGVVAGASYEARVFGARSAMPMHQARRLVGAAAVVLPPRGALYGELSRRVFDALRVKMPVLEQLSLDEAFGEPKELAGAGKAEVLRYCEELRALVLAETGLVASIGAGPGKQVAKIASGLAKPNGITVVSPDVQQELMAALPVRKLWGVGPVAEEKLKRLGIETIGALARLPEPEVVSVLGATVGPSLQRLARGIDDRPVAERADAKQVSAETTYAQDIVTMADLRRAVDASAAAAFRRLERDGRAARTVVLKLRKSDMSILTRSLTLPYATTDARVLTATAQRQVLDPLEIGPVRLVGVGFGGLSAVSQGSLFPELDQAVPDVGSDDTEQDSGFDVLSGPTPGWRPGLDVAHPEYGHGWVQGAGHGVVTVRFETRSTGPGPSRTFDETDCDLTVADPADSLR from the coding sequence ATGATCGCCGCCGTCCCCGATCCCACGCGCAGTCGTCGCTGGGTGCTGCACCTCGACATGGATGCGTTCTTCGCATCCGTCGAGCAGCTCACCCGGCCGACGCTGCGCGGGCGGCCGGTCCTGGTGGGCGGGCTCGGGGGTCGGGGTGTGGTGGCAGGAGCCAGCTACGAGGCGCGGGTGTTCGGCGCGCGGTCGGCGATGCCGATGCACCAGGCGCGTCGGCTCGTCGGTGCGGCCGCGGTGGTGCTGCCTCCACGCGGCGCGCTGTACGGGGAGCTGAGCCGTCGGGTGTTCGACGCATTGCGGGTGAAGATGCCGGTGCTCGAACAACTTTCGCTCGACGAGGCGTTCGGTGAACCGAAGGAACTGGCCGGCGCGGGCAAGGCGGAGGTCCTGCGGTACTGCGAGGAGTTGCGGGCGTTGGTGCTGGCGGAAACCGGGCTCGTCGCGTCCATCGGCGCCGGCCCCGGCAAGCAGGTGGCCAAGATCGCCTCCGGCCTCGCCAAGCCGAACGGCATCACGGTCGTCTCACCCGATGTGCAGCAGGAGCTGATGGCGGCATTGCCGGTCCGCAAACTGTGGGGCGTCGGTCCGGTGGCCGAGGAGAAGCTCAAACGCCTGGGGATCGAGACGATCGGCGCGCTGGCCCGGTTGCCGGAACCGGAGGTGGTGTCCGTCCTCGGCGCGACCGTGGGGCCGAGCCTGCAGCGCCTGGCGCGCGGCATCGACGACCGGCCCGTGGCCGAGCGTGCCGACGCGAAACAGGTGAGCGCGGAGACGACGTACGCGCAGGACATCGTCACCATGGCCGATCTGCGCCGCGCGGTCGACGCCAGCGCGGCGGCGGCGTTCCGGCGCCTCGAGCGGGACGGCCGCGCGGCGCGCACCGTGGTGCTCAAGCTGCGCAAGTCCGACATGAGCATCCTCACCCGCTCGCTCACGCTGCCGTACGCGACGACCGACGCCCGGGTCCTCACTGCCACCGCGCAGCGTCAGGTGCTCGACCCGCTCGAGATCGGGCCGGTCCGGCTGGTCGGTGTCGGCTTCGGCGGCCTGTCCGCGGTCAGTCAGGGCTCACTGTTCCCGGAACTCGATCAGGCAGTTCCGGACGTGGGAAGTGATGACACCGAGCAGGATTCGGGGTTCGACGTACTGTCCGGACCCACGCCCGGGTGGCGGCCCGGACTCGACGTCGCGCACCCCGAGTACGGGCACGGCTGGGTGCAGGGCGCCGGGCACGGGGTGGTGACGGTGCGGTTCGAGACGCGCAGCACGGGACCGGGTCCGTCGCGTACATTCGACGAGACGGACTGCGACCTGACGGTCGCGGACCCGGCCGACAGCTTGAGGTGA
- a CDS encoding metal-dependent hydrolase encodes MTDLHVRKMRFAFADYDVPFLWNERNPAFSSMANAVSFLAIGFEKMIVQLITELMPRITDPAVAEEADAFMRQEGQHSTAHRQHVKGLIRRYPGLQTTLDEVIGAFDKLTAQTSPEYRLAYTADLEATFTPVFKLMLDNDSSLFRPGDDRVASLFIWHFVEEVEHRSSALVIFDSVVGSDLYRMRQAPSVFKHVLDVIKIACEGFNEHVPLEDRKIDALSMFARHRRAQRVRKLLPWLDHTDHGPMPRAFDDLPLGQQLVALSGVVRSQMPRHNPEHEKLPALAGEWFDRYDEGYDVTYWYTAGTREAN; translated from the coding sequence GTGACCGACTTGCACGTGCGAAAGATGCGGTTCGCGTTCGCGGACTACGACGTTCCATTCCTGTGGAACGAGCGGAATCCGGCGTTCTCGAGCATGGCCAACGCCGTGTCGTTCCTCGCGATCGGTTTCGAGAAGATGATCGTGCAGCTGATCACCGAGCTGATGCCCCGGATCACCGATCCCGCGGTCGCGGAGGAGGCCGACGCGTTCATGCGGCAGGAGGGGCAGCACTCGACGGCCCACCGGCAGCACGTCAAGGGCCTGATCCGGCGATACCCCGGCCTGCAGACGACGCTCGACGAGGTGATCGGCGCGTTCGACAAGCTCACCGCGCAGACGTCGCCCGAGTACCGGCTGGCGTACACCGCCGACCTCGAGGCGACGTTCACCCCGGTCTTCAAGCTGATGCTCGACAACGACTCCAGCCTGTTCCGCCCGGGCGACGACCGAGTCGCGTCGTTGTTCATCTGGCACTTCGTCGAGGAGGTCGAACACCGCAGCTCGGCGTTGGTCATCTTCGACTCGGTGGTGGGCAGCGACCTGTACCGGATGCGGCAGGCGCCGTCGGTGTTCAAACACGTGCTCGATGTCATCAAGATCGCGTGCGAGGGCTTCAACGAGCATGTCCCGCTGGAGGACCGGAAGATCGACGCACTGTCGATGTTCGCGCGGCACCGGCGCGCGCAGCGCGTCCGGAAGCTGCTGCCGTGGCTGGACCACACCGATCACGGGCCCATGCCGCGGGCGTTCGACGACCTGCCCCTCGGGCAGCAACTGGTGGCGCTCTCGGGTGTCGTGCGCAGCCAGATGCCCCGGCACAATCCCGAGCACGAGAAGTTGCCGGCCCTGGCCGGTGAATGGTTCGACCGCTACGACGAGGGCTACGACGTCACGTACTGGTACACCGCCGGAACGCGGGAGGCGAACTGA
- a CDS encoding TetR/AcrR family transcriptional regulator: MARRRGWGGTPPESDDEASRRIVAAAVELIGRTGGEVSIADVAESLGVIRQTVYRYFPSTDALLRAAAIASVDGFLDRLAAQVRGRQDPADALTEAVIYTLDAVPRTPHLGIMLSGSHSHTEGITSDEALAFGVTMIRRFDVDWERHGYDEPALRELVEYLLRTMQSFFVSPGDRTEPELRRYLRRWMGSAIDAQIPAPTTKP, from the coding sequence GTGGCACGCAGACGCGGGTGGGGCGGGACGCCGCCGGAGAGCGACGACGAGGCGTCGAGGCGGATCGTCGCCGCCGCGGTGGAACTCATCGGCCGCACGGGCGGCGAGGTCAGCATCGCCGACGTCGCGGAATCACTCGGCGTGATCCGGCAGACGGTGTACCGCTACTTCCCCAGCACCGACGCACTGCTGCGCGCGGCGGCCATCGCGTCCGTGGACGGCTTCCTCGATCGTCTCGCCGCCCAGGTCCGCGGCCGGCAGGACCCGGCCGACGCCCTGACCGAGGCCGTCATCTATACACTGGACGCGGTGCCGCGCACCCCGCACCTGGGAATCATGTTGTCCGGCTCGCATTCCCACACCGAGGGCATCACCTCGGACGAGGCACTCGCGTTCGGCGTGACCATGATCCGGCGCTTCGACGTCGACTGGGAACGTCACGGCTACGACGAGCCCGCACTGCGCGAGCTGGTCGAGTACCTGCTGCGCACGATGCAGTCGTTCTTCGTCTCCCCCGGCGACCGCACCGAGCCCGAGCTTCGCCGCTATCTCCGGCGGTGGATGGGCAGCGCGATCGACGCCCAGATCCCCGCGCCGACGACGAAGCCCTGA
- the ileS gene encoding isoleucine--tRNA ligase yields the protein MTSNESTPARTNDAYPRVDLVGGRATGSVSFPDLEQKVLAVWEADDTFRASIAQRDGAEDFVFYDGPPFANGLPHYGHLLTGYVKDVVPRFQTMRGKKVDRRFGWDCHGLPAELEAEKQLGIKDKSQIDAMGLAEFNAYCKQSVLRYTDEWRDYVTRQARWVDFDNDYKTLDLDFMESVMWAFKELYDKGLIYQGFRVLPYSWYEQTPLSNQETRLDDAYKMRQDPAVTVDMVLTAPDSDLDGANALIWTTTPWTLPSNLAIAVHPDVDYVHVAGADGKTYLLAAARLGHYSRELGDAPEVLGAYKGADLVGLKYVPPFDFFHGPGKGHEEAHRVLSADYVTTDSGTGIVHLAPAFGEEDMECATANGIAIVQPLDPGGKFTSMVPPYEGLQVFDANPVIIKDLKAAGKLLRHETIEHSYPHSWRSGQPLIYMAVPSWFVAVTKFRDRMVELNQEITWVPEHIRDGQFGKWLEGARDWNISRNRYWGSPIPVWVSDDPAYPRVDVYGSLDQLEADFGVRPTDLHRPMIDELVRPNPDDPTGKSMMRRVPEVLDCWFESGSMPYAQVHYPFENREWFDSHYPGDFIVEYNGQTRGWFYTLHVLATALFDRPAFKCVAAHGIVLGDDGLKMSKSKGNYPDVKEVFDRDGSDAMRWFLMSSPILRGGNLIVTEQGIREGVRQALLPLWNAWSFLQLYASKPGQWRTDSSNVLDRYILAKLAQTRDAMTDALDVIDIAGACDELRTFCDALTNWYVRRSRSRFWDEDRDAIDTLHTVLEVVTRLAAPLLPMASEVIWRGLTGGRSVHLTDWPAAAELPADADLVAAMDDVRSVCSTVLSLRKAQNLRVRLPLPEVTVAAPDAEKMRPYVGLIADEVNVKKVDLTEDVDVHGRFELVVNARAAGPRLGKDVQTVIKAVKAGEWTEEDGVVTVWPGRSAGSAPDAGIELLPSEYTQRLVAAEPESTAALPDGAGLVVLDSQVTEELEAEGWAKDRVRELQEARRSAGLDVSDRISVTLEVPAERREWASRHRDLIAGEVLATTLELGEASGDSVVELGEGVRATIAKV from the coding sequence GTGACCAGTAACGAATCCACCCCTGCACGGACGAACGACGCGTATCCGCGTGTCGATCTCGTCGGCGGACGCGCTACCGGGTCCGTCTCGTTCCCCGACCTCGAGCAGAAGGTGCTCGCGGTGTGGGAGGCGGACGACACCTTCCGCGCCAGCATCGCGCAACGCGACGGGGCCGAGGACTTCGTGTTCTACGACGGCCCGCCCTTCGCGAACGGCCTCCCGCACTACGGTCACCTGTTGACCGGCTACGTCAAGGACGTGGTGCCGCGCTTCCAGACCATGCGCGGCAAGAAGGTCGACCGCCGCTTCGGCTGGGACTGCCACGGCCTGCCCGCCGAGCTCGAGGCCGAGAAGCAGCTCGGCATCAAGGACAAGTCGCAGATCGACGCGATGGGCCTCGCGGAGTTCAACGCGTACTGCAAGCAGTCCGTCCTGCGCTACACCGACGAGTGGCGCGACTACGTCACCCGGCAGGCACGCTGGGTGGACTTCGACAACGACTACAAGACCCTGGATCTGGACTTCATGGAGTCCGTCATGTGGGCGTTCAAGGAGTTGTACGACAAGGGCCTGATCTACCAGGGCTTCCGGGTGCTGCCGTACAGCTGGTACGAGCAGACGCCGCTGTCGAACCAGGAGACCCGCCTCGACGACGCCTACAAGATGCGTCAGGATCCCGCGGTCACGGTGGACATGGTGCTCACCGCTCCGGACAGCGATCTCGACGGCGCGAACGCGTTGATCTGGACCACCACGCCGTGGACGTTGCCGTCCAACCTGGCGATCGCGGTGCACCCGGACGTCGACTACGTCCACGTTGCCGGCGCCGACGGCAAGACCTACCTGCTCGCCGCGGCCCGCCTCGGCCACTACTCGCGCGAGCTCGGCGACGCCCCCGAGGTGCTCGGCGCGTACAAGGGTGCCGACCTGGTCGGTCTGAAGTACGTTCCGCCGTTCGACTTCTTCCACGGCCCCGGCAAGGGTCACGAGGAAGCGCACCGGGTGCTGTCGGCCGACTACGTCACCACCGACTCGGGTACCGGTATCGTCCACCTCGCGCCGGCCTTCGGTGAAGAGGACATGGAGTGCGCGACGGCCAACGGCATCGCGATCGTCCAGCCGCTGGATCCGGGTGGCAAGTTCACCTCGATGGTGCCGCCGTACGAGGGTCTGCAAGTTTTCGATGCGAACCCGGTCATCATCAAGGACCTCAAGGCCGCCGGGAAGCTGCTGCGCCACGAGACGATCGAGCACTCGTACCCGCACAGCTGGCGCTCCGGTCAGCCGCTGATCTACATGGCGGTGCCGTCGTGGTTCGTCGCCGTCACCAAGTTCCGTGACCGCATGGTCGAGCTCAACCAGGAGATCACCTGGGTTCCGGAGCACATCCGCGACGGCCAGTTCGGTAAGTGGCTCGAGGGTGCCCGCGACTGGAACATCAGCCGAAACCGTTACTGGGGCAGCCCCATCCCGGTGTGGGTGTCGGACGATCCGGCGTACCCGCGCGTCGACGTCTACGGTTCGCTCGACCAACTGGAGGCGGACTTCGGGGTGCGGCCGACCGATCTGCACCGGCCGATGATCGACGAACTGGTTCGCCCCAACCCGGACGATCCGACCGGCAAGTCCATGATGCGCCGGGTCCCGGAGGTGCTCGACTGCTGGTTCGAGTCGGGCTCGATGCCGTACGCGCAGGTGCACTACCCGTTCGAGAACCGGGAGTGGTTCGACTCGCACTACCCGGGCGATTTCATCGTCGAGTACAACGGACAGACCCGCGGCTGGTTCTACACGCTGCACGTGCTGGCCACCGCGCTGTTCGACCGTCCCGCGTTCAAGTGCGTTGCGGCGCACGGCATCGTGCTCGGTGACGACGGCCTGAAGATGAGCAAGTCCAAGGGCAACTACCCGGACGTCAAGGAGGTGTTCGACCGGGACGGCTCGGACGCCATGCGGTGGTTCCTGATGTCGTCGCCGATCCTGCGCGGCGGCAACCTGATCGTCACCGAGCAGGGCATCCGGGAGGGCGTCCGGCAGGCGCTGCTGCCGCTGTGGAACGCGTGGAGCTTCCTGCAGCTGTACGCGTCCAAGCCCGGACAGTGGCGCACCGACTCGTCGAACGTGCTCGACCGGTACATCCTCGCGAAGCTTGCGCAGACGCGTGACGCGATGACCGATGCCCTCGACGTGATCGACATCGCCGGCGCGTGCGACGAGCTGCGCACGTTCTGCGACGCCCTCACCAACTGGTACGTGCGCCGTTCGCGGAGCCGTTTCTGGGACGAGGACCGCGACGCGATCGACACGCTGCACACCGTGCTCGAGGTGGTCACGCGCCTGGCGGCACCGCTGCTGCCGATGGCGTCCGAGGTGATCTGGCGTGGACTCACCGGCGGCCGTTCGGTGCACCTGACGGACTGGCCGGCGGCCGCCGAGCTGCCCGCCGACGCCGACCTGGTCGCCGCCATGGACGACGTCCGGAGCGTGTGCTCGACGGTGCTGAGCCTGCGGAAGGCGCAGAACCTGCGGGTGCGTCTGCCGCTGCCCGAGGTGACCGTCGCCGCGCCGGACGCCGAGAAGATGCGCCCGTACGTCGGATTGATCGCCGACGAGGTCAACGTGAAGAAGGTCGACCTCACCGAGGACGTCGACGTGCACGGCCGCTTCGAGCTGGTCGTCAATGCGCGGGCCGCGGGTCCGCGCCTGGGCAAGGACGTGCAGACCGTCATCAAGGCGGTCAAGGCCGGAGAATGGACGGAGGAGGACGGGGTGGTCACCGTCTGGCCGGGACGCTCCGCGGGCTCGGCTCCCGATGCCGGCATCGAACTCCTGCCGTCGGAGTACACCCAGCGCCTGGTCGCTGCCGAGCCGGAGTCGACGGCGGCGCTGCCGGACGGTGCGGGCCTGGTGGTGCTGGACTCGCAGGTGACCGAGGAGCTCGAGGCCGAGGGTTGGGCCAAGGACCGTGTCCGCGAGCTGCAGGAGGCGCGCCGCAGCGCGGGACTCGATGTCTCCGACCGGATCTCGGTCACCCTGGAGGTGCCGGCCGAGCGCCGGGAGTGGGCCTCGCGGCACCGGGACCTGATCGCCGGTGAGGTCCTGGCGACCACGTTGGAGCTCGGCGAGGCGAGCGGCGATTCCGTCGTCGAACTCGGGGAAGGTGTGCGCGCCACGATCGCCAAGGTGTGA
- the wag31 gene encoding DivIVA-like cell division protein Wag31, protein MPLTPADVHNVAFSKPPIGKRGYNEDEVDAFLDLVEQELSRLIEENADLRQRVGELDQELAEAKKAPRPAAAAPAPAPKPEPEPVRVVEQPKPEPVPAAAPPRSQDANMQAAKVLGLAQEMADRLTGDAKAEAEELLSDARTNSERLVTEARTKSETMVSDAKQKSETMVSDAKQKSEALLSDAQTRSETQLRQAKEKADALQADAEKKHTEIMATINQQRTVLESRIEQLKTFEREYRVRLKSYLESQLEELEQRGSAVPVDGGQEAFGQSGFGQSSFAKGNN, encoded by the coding sequence ATGCCGCTGACTCCAGCTGATGTGCACAACGTCGCGTTCAGCAAGCCTCCGATCGGGAAGCGTGGCTACAACGAGGACGAGGTCGATGCCTTTCTCGACCTCGTCGAGCAGGAGCTTTCGCGGCTCATCGAGGAGAACGCTGACCTCCGTCAGCGGGTAGGCGAGCTCGACCAGGAACTGGCCGAGGCGAAGAAGGCCCCGCGCCCCGCCGCCGCAGCGCCGGCGCCCGCGCCCAAGCCCGAGCCGGAACCGGTTCGGGTCGTCGAGCAGCCCAAGCCCGAGCCGGTGCCGGCCGCCGCGCCGCCGCGGTCCCAGGACGCCAACATGCAGGCGGCCAAGGTGCTCGGCCTCGCGCAGGAGATGGCGGACCGCCTCACCGGTGACGCCAAGGCCGAGGCGGAGGAGTTGCTCAGCGACGCCCGTACCAACTCCGAGCGCCTCGTGACCGAGGCTCGCACCAAGTCGGAGACGATGGTCTCGGACGCCAAGCAGAAGTCGGAGACCATGGTCTCGGACGCCAAGCAGAAGTCCGAGGCTCTGCTGTCCGATGCGCAGACCCGCTCGGAGACCCAGCTGCGTCAGGCCAAGGAGAAGGCCGACGCGCTGCAGGCGGACGCCGAGAAGAAGCACACTGAGATCATGGCGACCATCAATCAGCAGCGGACGGTTCTCGAGAGCCGCATCGAGCAGCTCAAGACGTTCGAGCGTGAGTACCGCGTCCGCCTGAAGTCGTACCTGGAGTCGCAGCTCGAGGAACTCGAGCAGCGCGGCTCGGCCGTGCCGGTCGACGGCGGCCAGGAGGCCTTCGGTCAGTCGGGCTTCGGCCAGTCGTCGTTCGCCAAGGGAAACAACTGA
- a CDS encoding YggT family protein, whose amino-acid sequence MAVFSVIYVILFIFWLLLIGRIIVEFIRVFARDWRPTGFVVIVLEVIFTVTDPPVKLLRRLIPPISLGGVRLDLSIMVLLFLLFILMQVVSGLASPSGLV is encoded by the coding sequence GTGGCCGTGTTCTCGGTGATCTACGTGATCCTGTTCATCTTCTGGTTGTTGCTCATCGGACGGATCATCGTCGAGTTCATCCGAGTGTTCGCCAGGGACTGGCGACCCACGGGTTTCGTGGTGATCGTCCTCGAAGTGATCTTCACGGTCACCGACCCGCCGGTGAAGCTGCTGCGGCGGCTCATCCCGCCGATCTCGCTCGGCGGGGTCCGTCTGGACCTCTCGATCATGGTGCTGTTGTTCCTGCTGTTCATCCTCATGCAGGTGGTGTCGGGACTGGCGTCACCTTCGGGTTTGGTGTGA
- a CDS encoding cell division protein SepF: MSSLHKFKAYFGMVPLEDFEDDYIDEPGPGRREYAEPGYASSRRDEVESDFDRYEPAPRPSQRIESIAPRNAAPRGATRGALAVDSRMDRVESRRPVVDEGGPLSKITTLRPRDYGEARTIGERFRDGSPVIMDLVEMSNADAKRLVDFAAGLAFALRGSFDKVATKVFLLSPADIDVSAEERRRIAETGFYNQK, translated from the coding sequence ATGAGCAGCCTGCACAAGTTCAAGGCTTACTTCGGCATGGTTCCCCTCGAGGACTTCGAGGACGATTACATCGACGAGCCCGGACCGGGTCGTCGCGAGTACGCCGAGCCCGGATACGCGTCGTCGCGCCGGGACGAGGTGGAGAGCGATTTCGATCGCTACGAGCCCGCTCCCCGTCCGTCGCAGCGCATCGAGTCGATCGCGCCGCGCAACGCCGCTCCTCGGGGCGCGACGCGAGGCGCGCTCGCCGTCGACTCGCGTATGGACCGGGTGGAGAGCCGTCGTCCGGTGGTCGACGAGGGCGGCCCGCTGTCGAAGATCACGACGCTGCGTCCCCGCGACTACGGTGAGGCCCGCACGATCGGCGAGCGCTTCCGCGACGGTTCGCCGGTGATCATGGATCTGGTCGAGATGAGCAACGCCGACGCCAAGCGTCTGGTGGACTTCGCGGCCGGCCTGGCGTTTGCCCTCCGCGGCTCCTTCGACAAGGTCGCCACCAAGGTCTTCCTGCTCTCGCCGGCCGACATCGACGTCTCCGCCGAGGAGCGCCGCCGGATCGCCGAGACCGGGTTCTACAACCAGAAGTAA
- a CDS encoding YggS family pyridoxal phosphate-dependent enzyme — protein sequence MDRHEQIASALTQVRARLDTACRDAGRDPAEVALLPVTKFFPASDVHILYELGCREFGESREPEASTKIAEFRDHRDAPEPVRWHMIGRLQRNKVKSVVRWADTVHSLDSDRLADALSAAAAAALEVGERARPVEVLIQVSLDGDPSRGGVPVPDLDALADRIAASPGLDLAGLMAVPPLGADPDAAFAQLNAVHSELLRLHPAARTVSAGMTGDLEAAVRHGSTCVRVGTALLGPRPIVSK from the coding sequence ATGGACAGACACGAGCAGATCGCGTCGGCGCTGACGCAGGTCCGCGCCAGGCTCGACACTGCGTGCCGGGACGCGGGCCGCGATCCGGCCGAGGTCGCGCTGTTGCCGGTGACGAAGTTCTTCCCGGCGTCGGACGTGCACATCCTCTACGAGTTGGGCTGCCGCGAGTTCGGCGAATCCCGCGAGCCCGAGGCGAGTACCAAGATTGCCGAGTTCCGTGACCACCGCGATGCGCCGGAGCCGGTGCGGTGGCACATGATCGGCCGGTTGCAGCGCAACAAGGTCAAATCGGTCGTCAGGTGGGCCGACACCGTCCACTCACTCGACAGCGACCGCCTGGCGGACGCCTTGTCCGCGGCAGCGGCCGCGGCGCTCGAGGTGGGGGAGCGGGCGCGTCCGGTCGAGGTGCTGATCCAGGTGAGTCTCGACGGGGATCCGTCCCGGGGCGGGGTCCCGGTCCCCGACCTCGACGCGCTCGCCGACCGGATCGCGGCGTCGCCCGGGCTCGACCTCGCCGGTCTCATGGCGGTCCCGCCCCTGGGCGCCGACCCGGATGCCGCGTTCGCGCAGCTGAACGCGGTGCACAGCGAGCTGCTGCGGCTGCATCCGGCCGCGAGGACGGTGTCCGCCGGGATGACCGGCGATCTGGAGGCGGCGGTGCGGCACGGATCGACCTGTGTGCGTGTCGGAACTGCGCTGCTCGGCCCTCGACCGATAGTCTCGAAATGA
- the pgeF gene encoding peptidoglycan editing factor PgeF, giving the protein MSGASVTGVRVRRVVTTRAGGVSAAPYDSFNLGDHVGDDPASVEANRRRLADGIGLPFERLVWMEQIHSRTVTVVDGPVDGPVPATDALVTTEPGLALVTLSADCVPILLSDDEAGVIAAVHAGRIGARIGIVPKVIGAMIEQGARPERIGAFLGPAASGRRYEVPAAMQADVEKFLPGSATRTEKGTPGLDLRAGLRRQLLAAGVSGVAEDPRCTIEDPTLFSHRRGAPTGRLAAVIWMDPSGDE; this is encoded by the coding sequence TTGAGCGGGGCCTCCGTGACGGGCGTCCGGGTCCGGCGGGTCGTCACGACCCGCGCCGGCGGTGTGTCCGCGGCGCCGTACGACTCGTTCAATCTCGGTGACCACGTCGGCGACGACCCTGCGTCCGTCGAGGCCAACCGTCGTCGGCTGGCCGACGGCATCGGGCTGCCGTTCGAGCGCCTGGTGTGGATGGAGCAGATCCACAGCCGCACGGTGACGGTCGTGGACGGTCCGGTCGACGGGCCCGTGCCCGCGACCGACGCGCTGGTGACCACGGAACCCGGACTCGCGCTCGTGACGCTCAGCGCGGACTGTGTGCCGATCCTGCTGTCCGACGACGAGGCGGGCGTGATCGCGGCCGTCCACGCCGGCCGGATCGGTGCCCGGATCGGCATCGTGCCCAAGGTCATCGGCGCCATGATCGAGCAGGGCGCCCGTCCGGAGCGCATCGGTGCCTTCCTCGGTCCGGCGGCCAGTGGTCGCCGGTACGAGGTCCCCGCGGCGATGCAGGCGGACGTCGAGAAGTTCCTGCCCGGGAGCGCGACCCGGACCGAGAAGGGCACGCCCGGCCTCGATCTACGGGCCGGCCTGCGCCGCCAACTCCTCGCGGCCGGGGTCTCGGGCGTCGCCGAGGACCCGCGCTGCACCATCGAGGACCCGACGCTGTTCAGTCATCGACGCGGTGCGCCGACCGGTCGGCTGGCCGCCGTGATCTGGATGGATCCGTCCGGAGACGAGTGA
- the ftsZ gene encoding cell division protein FtsZ, with amino-acid sequence MTPPHNYLAVIKVVGIGGGGVNAVNRMIEQGLKGVEFIAVNTDAQALLMSDADVKLDVGRELTRGLGAGADPEVGRKAAEDHKDEIEEVLKGADMVFVTAGEGGGTGTGGAPVVASIARKLGALTIGVVTRPFSFEGKRRGSQAESGISALRESCDTLIVIPNDRLLQLGDAAVSLMDAFRSADEVLLNGVQGITDLITTPGLINVDFADVKSVMSGAGSALMGIGSSRGEGRSIKAAETAINSPLLEASMEGARGVLLSIAGGSDLGLFEINEAASLVQEAAHIDANIIFGTVIDDSLGDEVRVTVIAAGFDGGAPVKRPLEVQSAIGRGNIGAGRAGEVGQSERPAPQAPPTAPAAPAEPAHAAPPREPVGTPTGSSLPPLGGNTSRAVPVGNEEGEDDDVDVPSFMRR; translated from the coding sequence ATGACGCCCCCGCACAATTACCTCGCCGTCATCAAGGTCGTCGGTATCGGCGGCGGCGGCGTCAATGCTGTCAACCGCATGATCGAGCAGGGACTCAAGGGAGTCGAGTTCATCGCGGTCAACACCGATGCGCAGGCACTCCTGATGTCCGACGCCGACGTCAAGCTGGATGTCGGACGTGAACTGACCCGCGGACTCGGGGCCGGTGCCGATCCCGAGGTGGGCCGCAAGGCCGCCGAGGACCACAAGGACGAGATCGAAGAGGTCCTCAAGGGTGCCGACATGGTCTTCGTCACGGCGGGCGAGGGTGGTGGCACCGGAACCGGTGGCGCGCCCGTCGTCGCCAGCATCGCTCGCAAGCTCGGCGCCCTCACGATCGGTGTGGTCACCCGCCCGTTCTCGTTCGAGGGCAAGCGCCGTGGCTCGCAGGCCGAGTCCGGCATTTCCGCGCTGCGCGAGTCGTGCGACACCCTGATCGTCATCCCCAACGACCGCCTGCTCCAGCTCGGTGACGCGGCGGTCAGCCTGATGGACGCGTTCCGCAGCGCCGACGAGGTCCTCCTCAACGGTGTCCAGGGCATCACCGACCTCATCACCACCCCGGGTCTGATCAACGTCGACTTCGCGGACGTCAAGAGCGTCATGTCGGGCGCCGGTAGCGCCCTCATGGGTATCGGCTCCTCGCGCGGGGAGGGCCGCTCGATCAAGGCCGCCGAGACCGCGATCAACTCGCCGCTGCTCGAGGCGTCCATGGAGGGCGCACGGGGCGTGCTGCTGTCGATCGCCGGCGGGTCGGATCTGGGCCTGTTCGAGATCAACGAGGCGGCGTCGCTGGTCCAGGAGGCCGCGCACATCGACGCCAACATCATCTTCGGAACCGTGATCGACGATTCGCTGGGCGACGAGGTTCGCGTCACGGTGATCGCGGCCGGCTTCGACGGCGGCGCGCCGGTCAAGCGTCCGCTCGAGGTCCAGTCCGCCATCGGCCGCGGCAACATCGGTGCCGGTCGCGCCGGTGAGGTCGGACAGTCCGAGCGTCCGGCTCCCCAGGCGCCGCCGACCGCTCCGGCCGCCCCGGCCGAGCCGGCCCATGCGGCGCCGCCGCGCGAGCCGGTGGGTACTCCGACGGGTTCGAGCCTGCCGCCGCTCGGTGGCAACACCTCCCGCGCGGTACCGGTCGGCAACGAGGAGGGCGAGGACGACGACGTCGACGTGCCTTCCTTCATGCGCCGTTGA